One Fuerstiella marisgermanici DNA window includes the following coding sequences:
- a CDS encoding IS1634 family transposase encodes MFIRQCHRIKNGRRHAYWALVESYRSASGPRQRVVAWLGKLDEAGRLGVHQAAEVLAGSDEVAPGVTADQSQPLSRQMRFEFDDDASAVTPRWVEVNAAGVRVENLRQFGGPWMALHLIRTLQLDTFLSNAIPEGRELVGWDVSSLILIIARLLEPASELFTAEQWYPKTALRDLLGVSEERVNDNRLYRTLDQLLPHKDALETHLKNRLGHLFDLEYDLLMYDITSTYFEGQAEHNPLAQRGYSRDNRSDCKQVCIGLVVSRCGMPLGYKVFAGNTADVTTVEHIVETMEARYGKSDRIWVMDRGMVSEDNIEFLREGGRRYIVGTPKSMLKKFEHELLKEDWTSIRDGLEVKVVPWPGSDDPDESEDCNTSPETFILCRSRDRSMKEEAITQRFEKKIEESLIRMTARCDKQKRDPMKVEREIGRLLGKNTRAAKLFDVKVTKTDDGAARIEWSKIEATRDWATLSSGCYLLRTNVSDWSDEELWKAYIQLTEAEAAFRIHKSDLSIRPIWHQKEERVLAHIFVCFLAYVLWKTLGQLCSKAGLGDEPRRVLAELSEIRSMDVVLPTRTGPEIRTRCVSKPSDHQQILLEKLSLKLPSKIIQKQM; translated from the coding sequence CGGCAGCGGGTGGTCGCGTGGCTGGGGAAGCTTGACGAAGCCGGTCGACTGGGCGTGCATCAGGCGGCGGAAGTTTTGGCCGGTAGCGATGAGGTTGCACCCGGTGTCACCGCTGATCAGTCACAACCGCTCAGTCGACAGATGCGATTCGAGTTCGATGATGATGCGTCTGCCGTGACTCCGCGATGGGTCGAAGTCAACGCCGCCGGAGTTCGTGTGGAAAACCTGCGACAGTTCGGCGGGCCGTGGATGGCTCTGCACCTGATTCGCACGCTGCAACTGGATACGTTCCTGAGCAACGCGATCCCTGAAGGTCGTGAACTGGTCGGCTGGGATGTGAGTTCGCTGATTCTGATCATTGCGCGGCTGCTCGAACCTGCCAGCGAACTCTTCACCGCCGAACAATGGTATCCGAAAACGGCACTGCGGGATCTGCTCGGCGTGAGCGAAGAACGTGTGAACGATAATCGGCTGTACCGCACACTCGATCAGCTGCTGCCGCACAAGGACGCATTGGAAACGCATCTGAAGAATCGCCTTGGCCATCTGTTCGATCTCGAATACGACCTGCTGATGTATGACATCACAAGTACCTACTTCGAAGGTCAGGCCGAACACAATCCGCTGGCTCAGCGTGGCTATTCGCGCGATAACCGCAGCGACTGCAAGCAGGTCTGCATCGGGCTGGTGGTGTCTCGATGCGGAATGCCGCTGGGATACAAGGTGTTTGCCGGCAATACGGCCGACGTTACTACCGTGGAACACATCGTCGAAACGATGGAAGCACGCTACGGGAAAAGCGATCGCATCTGGGTCATGGATCGCGGCATGGTGTCGGAAGACAACATCGAATTCCTGCGCGAAGGCGGTCGACGCTACATCGTCGGCACTCCCAAATCGATGCTGAAGAAGTTTGAACACGAGCTGCTGAAGGAAGACTGGACCAGCATTCGCGATGGCCTGGAAGTCAAGGTCGTGCCGTGGCCCGGCAGCGACGATCCGGATGAATCGGAAGACTGCAACACATCGCCGGAGACATTCATCCTGTGTCGCAGTCGCGATCGATCAATGAAGGAAGAAGCGATCACACAGCGCTTCGAAAAGAAGATCGAAGAGTCGCTCATCCGCATGACGGCGCGGTGCGATAAACAGAAACGCGACCCGATGAAGGTCGAACGTGAGATCGGCCGGCTGCTCGGAAAGAACACTCGAGCGGCAAAGCTCTTCGACGTGAAAGTCACGAAGACAGATGACGGGGCCGCACGCATCGAATGGTCAAAGATCGAAGCTACGCGTGACTGGGCGACTCTGAGTTCCGGATGCTATCTGCTGCGAACGAATGTCAGCGACTGGTCCGACGAAGAACTTTGGAAGGCGTACATCCAACTGACCGAAGCGGAAGCCGCGTTCCGAATCCACAAAAGCGATCTTTCGATCCGCCCGATCTGGCATCAGAAGGAGGAACGTGTTCTGGCACACATCTTCGTGTGTTTTCTGGCATACGTCCTGTGGAAGACGCTTGGTCAGTTGTGCAGCAAAGCAGGGCTGGGCGACGAACCGCGCCGTGTGCTTGCGGAGCTGTCGGAGATCCGTTCGATGGACGTCGTCCTGCCCACTCGCACCGGCCCGGAGATCCGTACTCGCTGCGTCTCAAAGCCGTCCGACCATCAGCAGATTCTTCTGGAAAAGCTGAGCCTCAAACTGCCCTCAAAAATAATCCAAAAGCAAATGTAG